TGCTCAGTCTATTGTTGTGTCAAGAATCTTGCAGCCATTCAGGATCCCCATGGTAACAGTGACTTCTATTTATGTCAGTCATCACATAAAGGTTATTCTATGCTCAGTAACACTGCactctgtttttacacagatcAGCTACTTTTCTTCATGTGCATGTTTCTCTGACAGACAAAAATTCCCAAACTTCTTCAGAGTAATTCCTAGTGATGACTACcaggtaaaatgtaaaacatgtggtcagttattgttttcagtgaaagctTGACACCTTTATTACTCTgctatctttattattattattattattattattattattgttattattattattattattattatcatcattattattattactacaactTTTAAAGTACCCCCTATATTCTGTTACTCGTGTCTGTGATAGACTTATTTGAtgatgtctgtctctctgctagTTCTGGATTTAACTATATGTTTATTCTTTGAAATCCTAAATAGATACAACACAGCCAGGAGTTAAATATATACAGCAGTGTTTAAATTTCATCCCTATCAAATgaaacaatatacatatatttgtgattgttttgctAAGCCATAGTATTTTTTGAACGTTTTTTTGATGTCTTTAATATGAAACTGAGTGAGttgattgtgttttcttttgagcCCAGGTGAAAGCCATTGCACGGATGCTGGTGCGCTTTAACTGGACTTGGGTGGGGCTGCTGCGAGGAGACCATGAATATGGCCGGTTTGCTGTACAAGGTTTACTGAGAGAATTACAGGAAACCAAAGTATGTGTAGCATACCAAGAAATGATTCCTCTGCTCTACAATCGCCAGGTGGCACTGAAGATCATGAAGGTTAGGCTccatattattaatattgttattcaCATCCACATACTGCTAATCTCCTTTGACATACTGAGAATGCAGCAGAGTAAACTCTTGTacaatgttgtgtgtgtatatatatagatatatgtatctctctctctctctatatatatatattttttttttctttatttttttttcttagataTTTTTGAGGTGAGATTGGAAGTGGTCAGGTAGCGGCATACATCTCTGTAATGAATCCCATTAAGTGTTGTTagtggcaataatttgattgataaatagttatttttaatatttatttattatatttattatattaaaagaCAGTCAATCTATGTctttaaaatcagtctaaaTTGTAACTGTAAttgactttacattacattacattacatgccaTTTAGCagaagcttttatccaaagcgacttacaatggaattgagtacaatcagccaggggtggagtcaaacttgcaaCCATTGCGATGGGACATCAAAAGATATCCCAATTACACAGTATTAAAGGTATGAATTTGTGCGCTGACTGTGGTCACAGCAAAAAGTGAGTGTTGAAATTTCAGGGTTACATTTCAGGTAACATTTCCCAGTTGATTTCCACTCCCAAAGTGTGATTTTAACACTTTCTGATTTAAATGATATTAAGTGTTGGAGTCATTTGGATCATGTCAGTGTTAACTCAACTCCGCAGCAGTGTTATTAAGCTCTGCCCACCACTTCTTCGGAGAAAAAACAGGCCGActccattttcctcctcctATGCAGTTCTATGGTAAGTGCAATTAAGTCAAACTTAACATTACTGAAACAATTATAGGTTAATGCTGTTAACTGCAGTATGTTCAATGAAACACCTACGGATAACATGTACTATGATATATgattaaggaaaaaaaacacttatgagacagttttttttatcaaatttaatTTACTCTTTATCTCTTAAAGTTGATCTAATTTTTGACTACTGATAAATATGAACAATATGCCACCCTATTCTCATTCAGTCTTGGAACAGTATAAAATTTGAAGAGTTTTCAGTTAATTTGTGTGACTCTTTGTCTTCAGCCTATGACCAAGAAATGGCCTTCCCTACCCTTGCTGATACATCTCCGTCCACCATCACAGGACAGAAGTCTCCAAAAATGAGTGCATGTGATGCAGTTGAGAAACTTGTAGTCTTTCACAAGgtaattatattattaagaTGATTATAATAATTGTCATGTCATCTTTTTCACCACATGTGTAAATGACggatgaaattaaaaatgaagtcTTCATAGGTATTCCCATCTTGCACTAGAGAAGAATAATCACTGCTATATTTTCTCTGTGGTTGCACATAATTCTTGTGTCTAATGTTACGTTTCCTTATCTCAACCCTAGTCATGCTGCAGTTTAGAGGAGCATCTCCGCAACCAACAAGAAGAGCAAGATTGTCAGCTTCTACATTACCATTGATAAGAACCTCATCCCATGCCAGGCAAACTTTACCCTCATTTGGGCATTTGACAAACTTTTCAAAGCACATAATGTATTAAATTTGTCTTATGATACCCACAATGTTTTAATATAATGGtgaaaagacataaataaatgtgttttaaaattaaTAATATGTTTATTGGAATTAATAACATTTTCTCAGTGTAGATAGCTTAACACTTCAGAGAGTGAAACTAACACTACCAAAATAGTATAACATATTTTAACTCAGTGTTACTAGTCTAATCCCCTAGTGTTACTCACTCTGTTTTGTGAGTTGAAGAAGGAACTGTGGCAAAGTGTTAAATGTTTAACTATTTGGAAAGTGTTAATTTAACTCACGAGAGTGTGGAGCTatacaaaccaaaaaaatgtgCTGAAATCAACTCTGTGGGAGtaaattcaacacttttttgCTGTGTTCCTTTAAGTGAATAAAAAGTAACAatttatcaaatcaaataacAATATCAATGAAGTTAAATAACAAAGTTATTTGATCTAAGTCAATGAACACAAAAGCATAATATAATAAGCTAAACATCACACAAGTTTCTAGCTCTACTGAAATTGGCACAATTGCTTCAGAAAGGGGTATCTTCCATACGGTGTGATGAGAGAGCAGGGGCATAGCTCTGACGGTTGCGGCCGCATCGGAAGTGGTGTTAGTAACACCTCTTTCCATCACTGAGCCTGCTGAGGATGCAGGTGAGAACAGAGGGAAGGGCAAAAGAGAGCAAAGAGGACGAAAGAAAacgaaagaaaataaaacagaacgaAAGACAACAGACTGGGCCAGCTTCATAGTTTTTTGGACTTTGGGGGGCATTGTAAAACAGAGGCAGCCAATGAAGCACAATGAGAGTACAGACACAGGCCAAGGCCCCAACAGTGTTTTGTAGCTAGAAAAATGACATGTCTATTGATTAATATCCCTAATTGTAGTGGGTTGTATCAGAGCAGTAAACATTATGCATGATCATGTGACTCTGCTACAAATAAGAGTGGACTTTTTGACCTCAATGAGCTGGACTACGTCCTGGAACTACATCACCATATGAGAGTTTCACCAGACCAGGTCCAAGGAGGGGCTTTGCCCAACAACCAGAGCCCACAACAGAAATGCTGCAGGTGGGGAGGAGTTGCACAAAGACTCCAATGTGTGGTTAGCAGAGCAAAGTTAACCCTTTTGCTCATAGGGGGGAGCAGGGATCCGGTTAGCCTGTCTCTGGGACTGTTGGGAGGAGCGTTGAAGGGCGGCACAAAATTGTCTCCATACCGAGTGGCAGCTGCGATGATTTGCCTGAAGGGAGGTGACAGCGATTTTGTCTTTTTGAAAGTTAAACGGGGGGGTTGATATCCCAGGGAGGCCATGAATGGTGACATGCCGGTGGATGGGGATGTTAGGGAATTGTGTGCATATTTGACCGAGGGCAAAAATGTACTCCATGCAGCAGGGTATTGTGCCATTACACAGCGCAGGGCGCTCTCCAGACTCTGGTTGTCTCTTTCCGTTTGGCCATTCGACTGAGGGTGGTAGCGCACAGGGTAGTGCAGAAAGCTTTCCAGACTCAAAATGTGAATTGGGGGCCGCGGTCAGAGACAATGTCCGGGGGAAGCCGTGTAGGCGAAAAACATGGTTCACAAGGAGTTCCCCCGTCTCGGTGGCAGAGGGGATTGGTGGGGGGGATGAAGTGAACCGCTTTGGAGAACCGGTCTATTACTGTCAGGACTGTGGTGTTGTTCTGGGAGGGGAGAAGACTGGTGATGAAATCCACAGCGATCTGGGACCAGGGACGTCGGGGAAGGACAGTGGGTTCAACAAGCCCGCGGGGGGCGGTTGGAGGATTTGTCCCGGGCACTTATGGGGCAGGCAGACACGAAGGATGTGACGTCCTGAGACATGGTGGGCCACCAGAAGTGCTGTCTGAGGAATTGGAGGGTGCGTGCGGTTCCAGGATGGCAGGTGAGTTTGGAGGAGTGTCCCCACTGCAGAACCTCAGAGCGGACGGGGCTGGGCACAAAAAGTCAATTGGGGGGACCGCTTCCGGGATCAGGCTCTGCCTGTTGAGCCCTCCGGACACATTCCTCCACCGACAAGGAGGCCACACCAACTATACAGGTGGGGCAGACAATAGGATCGGGCTCAGAACTGGGTGGGTCAGGGGAAAAATTGACGGGACAGGGCGTCAGGCTAAACATTGCGGGAGCCAGGGCAAAAGGTGCGAGAGAAGTTAAACCTGCCCAAAAACAGTGCCCACCGTGCCTGCCGAGAGTTGAGGCGCTTGGCGTTCCGGAGGTAGGCGAGGTTCTTGTGGTCAGTCCAGACGATGAAGGGTTCAGAGGACCCCTCCAGCCAGTGCCTCCACTCCTGCAGAGCCATGACGATGGCCAACAGCTCGCAGTTTCCGACGTCATAGTTGGCCTCCGCAGGTGATAGGCAGCAGCTGAAGAAGGCACAGGGATGGAGTTTCTGGTTGATGGTGCTCCATTGGGACAGAACCACTCCTACCCTGACGTCGGAGGCCTCCACCTCAACTGTGAACTGGAGATTAGGGTCGGGGTGACACAGGATAGGGATGGTGGTGAAGAGTCTCTAGAGCTGGACAAAATCAGTCTCGGCCTCAGTTGTCCACTCGAACCCTTTAAGGGGGAGGTAAGATTGGTGAGTGGCTGCTTACGGGTGGAGGGGGTGGGCCAGTCCCTTACGGCGCTGATCTTTGTGGGGTCAGGAGAGAGCTGGCCTCGCTTGACGATGAAACCCAGAAAGGGAACGGATGAGGACCAAGTGGTAGGCATTGCGCAGGTCCAGTTTTGAAATGTGTGCTTTATTGAGGGGACAGAAGAAGCGTTGAGCAGGGGCCGGGCGTATTTTTTTCTGACAGTTATTTCGTTCAGTCCCTGGTAGTCGATGCAGGGCCGTAGGGATCCTTCTTTTGGACGAAGAAAAACCCTGCTCCAACCAGGGATGACGATGGACGGATGAGGCCAGTGCTAGGGACTTGTGGATGTACTTCTCCATGCTATCGCGCTCAGGGTGTGATATGTTATATAGACGGCTGGAGGGGAGAGTAGCCCCGGGGAGTAGGTTGATGCCGCAGTCGtaggggaggcagagagagtgCATGTTGTTTAGAGAAAACTTTGCCCAAGTCTTGATACTCACGGGGGACAGAGGTGAGATCTGGTGGTGCTGGGAGCGGCTCTGGACCAGAGGGGGAGACCGAAAGAGTGGAGTGGAGGCACTGGGAATGACAAGAGATGCTCCAGTTGGTGAGCTGGCCTGTAGACCAGTTGAATTGGGGGCTGTGACGAGCCAACCATGGTAAACCCAGCACGGCAGGTTTTACCATGGTTCATGTTCATGATGGTTGCCAGAAAGAATGagagtgacaggcttctatGGGTGACCTTGGCCAGAGGTTAGCTGTTTTTGGTTCAGTGAGGGGTACAGTGGGGATCCTGGCTTGGTCTGCGATCTTCTGGTCAAGGAAGCAGTCATCTGCTCCAGAGTCGACGAGGAaggtgagagggagagactgtTGACGCCACATCAGCTTGCCGGGGAGCGTGATCCGATTTGGCGTACCACTGGAAGGGGCTTCGCTCACCAGCACTCCTGTGTGTGCTGGTGAGCTCAGTCTTTTGGCCGGGAGGGGCAGGAGACGATGTAATGGCCGGACTGACCACAGTAGATACAGACTCTGGCAGTCAGCCTCCGTTATCTCTCGGAGAGAGTCAGGCGAGTGAGGGCACAGTTACTAATGGTGGTGGTGGGCTATCCGCATTAAGAGCTGAGGTGATTGGGGTTGACACAGGCACATGCTGGTGGCGAAGTCTAGAAAAATTGGCTGATAACTCTCAGAGTGAAATGACCACTTCCAAGAGGACCTTATCGTGTCAGCCAATAAGTGCGCCTTGTGCGGCTAGCGCCTGACGGAAACTATCTCCGCCTGCCAGGTCCATTGGTGGTCAGATTGTTATGTTACACTAGTAAAGAGTAAAGAGCGATTTAACTACAAGTAGGACCTGACAATGCATAGGAGGCAGATCAGGAGTTAACAAGGTTTATTGCGGAAATATATAGCTAATATAATATGAACTCAAAATAgaagtttatatttaaatttttacctgaactcattggctgccagccaCTTTCAGAGCAGAGAGCCCCATACTGCCAGCCGTTTTAGAGCATTTTGACCCACAGAACATTGTGTTCTATGACTATGGAAACACCGAAATGACCAAAAGAAAGAGTAGACTCTCTTCTTTCATCTGGAAAAAATCCTGCATGGTCTTAccttcatatgtatatatattgtaagtACATGCGCCTAATCCTTCTCAAAGAATATCTCCATCACTCTGTTGACAGGTGCACGTCGTGGCGTAGAAGAAGAGCAAGCAGCGACGTGCACCTGTCACTCATTGTGCCTCATTGGGCTCAGCACTGCTTATCAGTGTGGCACGGTACtttcttcattatttttcatttataattgTGTTATCTGTtgagaataaaaatgtaatgtatttgATAAATATACCAGGCATTTATCTGACCCTCTGTAAAGGTGATGCGTAGCTCTACTGCaaaagtggtggtggtgttttcaGCCGAGGGGGAGATGACACCTTTCTTGAGAGACTATATGACTCAGAACATCACTGGTATCCAGTGGGTGGCGAGTGAGGCTTGGGTCACAGCATCAGTCTTTTCAGGGAGAGAGTATTACCCTTACTTGGGAGGAACCATTGGGTTTGGcatcagaaaaggtcaaatctCCAGACTGGGTGACTTCCTGCAGACAGTAAACCCTGAGAGATATCCTGACAATGTCCTGGTGCATGAGCTGTGGGAGTCTCTGTATGGTTGCAGTCCTTTTCCATCCTCTGTCACCCAGATGCCGCCCTGCTCAGGGCAGGAGTCTCTGCTGGCACAGCACTCAGCCTATATGAATACATCAAGCCCTAGAGTCGCCTATAATGCCTATAAGGCTGTATATGCCATTGCTCATTCCCTGCACAACCTGCTTCTCTGTCAGCCAGGAAGGGGACCTTTCCAGAACAACTCATGTGCTCAGAGTAACAACATACACCCTTGGCAGGTACTGTATAATCCACTATTGTTTTACCATTACAAACTGTGGGTCAAAGCCCAATGGTGGGCCTTGTAAGTATTGTAAGTGGACCTCAGACCACAATAACTATAAATATCTCGCATTTACCAAAATCATGTAACATACTGAAAATATTACAAACATATTTTCTGTTctaaaaaaactcaaaatatatttaaatttaataaaatatgtatatgaatatttttaaattgcttATTGTTACATTGTAAATACAGCACTGGACTTCTCACTTAGGGTCAAAaagataattacaattatttctgATCAATATTGAAATTGATTTAGTTGGCAATGTGGGACAACATGTTTTACGTTCCATGTGAAGTGTTCACTTAAACGTTAGGTTACATTTCTACTACTGTACAAATTTAGGCTGTGAATGTTTCGCTGGATTTTTAGGGGCCTCAGAAACTCAAAACTCTGAAGACTGGGAAACTCTACAAGACAGCATTTTACTGGAAACCTTGTATAATGCaattcagtgtttcattttgtgcaTTTCTAATTTTCTAGCTGCAATACTACCTCCAGGAAGTGAAATTCCAGATTGCTGGGGAGGAGGTGGACTTTGATGCCAAGGGCGACTCAGTACCCTATTATGATATTATCAGTTGGCAGAGAGGCCCAGAAGGAAACATTGAATTTGTCAATGTGGGATTATTTGATGGAACCAAGGCTGTTggagaggagctgttgatccaggaGGACGGGATAATGTGGGCAGGACATCAGAGTGAGGCaagctgctcacactgtgtttttaccttcatcAGATGCCAACTGTTGAAGTTCTGTAGGTTGAGATGGAGGTAAGTCAGGGGGACAGAACAGACTGGATCTGATACagggtcatttgttttcatacacaacGGAGATTCAAAGCCCAGCTGGACTATGATGTGTTTGGTGACCTACTATCCTCTGCTGTTTCCCTCATGGATCTTTCTTTATggaatgtaagagtgaatggttgtttgtccctgtatGCTGCACCCGTCCTGGGTCTCACCTGCCTTTTGTCctaatgtcagctgggattggctccagctccccactTCTCCCccaattaatacatttttcttcatgaCATTAAATGCTTCTGAAAGAGCTCTCATAGATCCCATCTTTATAATATCAGttctaaaaagaaaattgcattACACATTACGGTACAAAtcttgagtttttattttttaactttggTATATTTACACtcaagttttttttacagaaaaaaaataattatttgcaCTGCAAAATTAACAATTGAACAAGGACCTCAGAGAGACTTGGTTTCTTAGCAGTTCATCTTCAGGAAAATTAACATGTCTGCTTTCTCTGGTAACAGACAAGCCTGCTCCTGGCTGATAGTGTCTCTAGCAGTAGAAAATGTACACTCTGAGGGTGTGGAAGATGCTTGTACACAGGGATACCTGGTTGCCAAGTTTGTCCCTCATATTCCACCACCAGGTCACAGGATTCACTGAAGTTCGGGTCGATACCATAAAAGAACCGAAGTTCGATACCCAGCTCTAATCCCACCTAACCCAGTCCTCAGTGTACACCTTGTAACCATGTGACCTTGAAAAAGTTGTTTGATGACTACGGGCATACCTGTAGTCTAGACTGACATCTGCAGACCAAAAAATATCTAAccaacataaaactcaaaacactgtTAAACACACTTGAGGAACTAGAAGTAACAAACACTTTATAGACAAGTGATTTTGAAGAATTTTCCATCTTTGAGTGATTGTCCAATAACATTCACCAATATCAGCACATGGTCTTTCCACTCTAGGTgccagtgtctgtgtgcagtgccagtTGTCTTCCAGGCTCCCGGAAGGCTGTCCGTCGTGGGGAGCCtatctgctgctttgactgtgtacCATGTGACAGTGGCAAAATTAGCAATCAGACAAGTAAGTTTGAGCTGAACAATTAAAAGTCCGAGCAAATCCATTCTTACAATTGTAGCACAGAATGCAATACTGAAACTTGTTCATACTTTCTTCCCTTTAGACTCAGTAGATTGTACAATTTGTCCTGAGGACTTCTGGTCAAACAACGACAGAACAGCCTGCATCTCCAAGAAAGTGGAGTACTTGACCTTCGATTCATTGGGAATAGCCCTGacagtgatgtctgtggtgGGCGCCTGCTTCACTCTGGCGGTCTGTGGAGTCTtcttctgtcacagacacacagccatcGTCCGTGTGAATAACTCTGAGCTCAGTTTCTTCATACTGTTTgcactgactctgtgtttcctatgttctctgcttttcattggaAAGCCAACATACTGGTCCTGCATGCTGCGCCACACTGCCtttagcatcacattttcactgtgtatttcaTGCATCCTGGGGAAGACTCTGGTGGTACTGGCTGCATTCACTGCCACCAGGCCAGGGCACAACATCATGAAGTGGCTGGGGCctaagcagcagaggaccattATCTCCAGCTGCACTCTGGTTCAGGTGGTTATCTGTGCTGCCTGGCTCATTGATGCTCCACCGTTTCCatccagaaatacacaatatgaacattcaaagatCATACTGGAGTGTAGTGTGGGCTCTAGCCTGGCATTCTGGTGCGTTCTTGGATATATTGGTCTACAGGCCTGTCTGTGCTTTGTATTGGCTTTTCTGGCCCGAAAGTTGCCTGGAAACTTCAACGAGGCCAAgttcatcacattcagcatgctgatcttctgtgctgTGTGGCTAGCATTCATCCCTGCTTATATCAGCTCTCCTGGAAATTATGCAGATGCAGTTGAGTCATTTGCCATCTTGGCCTCCAGCTTTGGCTTACTTTTGTGCCTGTTTGCTCCAAAgacttacattattttattgaagcctgaaaagaatacaaaacagcatctgatggggaaagaaaataaatgatgaaaccCAAATTAACACAAAGCTATTGAAATAGTAGCGAATGGACTTGTAGATTTCTTTCGGTGACTTATGGATAACTAACCATTTAAGAAAACATGTTCATTAATCAATGAtgttttgatattgatatttcttTACAGATATGACTCTAGTGTACAAAATTGATCCAAATCAGATAACAGGGAACCTTCATAGGATGCTTGCAGAAAAGCAGTTATTACAATGTGTaacaaaatgacataaatattgGTTCTTCTCTTGACTCTAGACTTGCAGAgatgggaattgaacccacaatctTCCAGTACAAAAATGACTTGCTCTAACCCTGCACATCATAAAAAGTGTCGGATGGTCCCTTCAGTGGAGTGCATATATTTTCTATCCATATATATGCACTACACTGACAAGTATATACATTTGCAATCAAACTTATTCAACCCCTGCTGCAAATTAGGTTTATTGGCAATTGTACAAACTAGCAGCTGTTtgcaataaacacattaaacaagaACAATTTAAATAGCTTAACACAACTAATATTACAAGTGGTTTCTTCAAGTTCAACACAAAATGCCACTTTTAACGCAACTTTAGTACTTAATAGATCACCTTTTTGCTGGTATGACACAAGCTTCTGGCAGCGTTCCTGAGGAATCTTAGCCCATTCCTCAGGGGCAAAGGCCTCCAGTTCCCTAATAGTCTTGGGTTTGCGTGCTCCAACTGACTTTTCAAATCCCACCTTGAGACTTTCAATGGAGTCAGGCGACTCTGATGGCCACTCTAGTATCTTCCAGGACTTCTTCTCAAACCAAACCCTGGTGTACTATGGTTGGGATTATTGTCTGGTCGGAGGGTCCAATGACACCCAagttttttcacagactttttCTCCCAGGATTTATCTTTCCCTCCACACACTAAAGTGTTCCAGTGCCAGAGGAAGTGAAGAATGCCCAGAGCATCACTGTGCCACTGCCATGTTTCACTGTAGACAGTGTGTTCTTTGCTTCATTCTTCTCCTCCAGACTGATCCATAGGCCTGACAACTTGTAGTAAACTTCTAGTATTGTTTCACTACTCAACAGAACAGAATCCCAAAACTTTTTTGGCTTATTTATATAGTTTTGAGCCGATTTTTCTTGTGCCTTTGGATCAATAGGGGTGTCTTGGAATTTGGGCATGGAGTGcttcaattcaaatcaaattgaaattgaataaGTTTATtgatccccaaggggaaattcaaGGTCCCAGTAGCTTAAGACATCATACACAACATACACTTACAAcagtatgataaaaaaaaaaaatccagatgaATGACATGGACAGTAAAAAATACTAAATCAAAGATCCACATGAATGTACTAATTAATATTTGTAATATAAGAACTATAGCAGTGCAGGGATAGGTTTGAAGTAATTGGGTAACAGCCATTGGTATTAAGTTGCGTCTGTGGTGGTGTCTGATGGCTGAAGTCAGTGTAACTGCAGTGTTTGTCGTCTCCTTGTGGGGGAGGGGTGCATCAGCCTTTGATGGGGGTGAGTGTTGCAGTGAGAGTGGGGGGGAGGTGTGGGTTGGGCAGGCAAGCAAGCAGGAGCATTGTCTGAGTCAGCAGAGAGTGGTGGACAGACCACTGCCGCAGGAGCTGGGTAGTTGAAGCTGTTTGAAAAGCAGCACACAGTCTTTGTGGGAACTACAACATCCATGCAGAAGTTCAGGCAGTCAGTTGTGCAATGTGTGACCTCCTCTAAATCCTCTATATTCTGAAGCACACTCCAGTCAGT
This Solea solea chromosome 3, fSolSol10.1, whole genome shotgun sequence DNA region includes the following protein-coding sequences:
- the LOC131456152 gene encoding extracellular calcium-sensing receptor-like yields the protein MTSLALFSLLYSVSVLTLIDSSLSSITAASKCTLLNSFQPGFVIQGDYVIGGIFPLHYNQEMPDLNGTYRPPPVNCNGFDPRAFRWAQTMRLAVEEINQNPVLLPNHTLGYKIFDSCAYPLTGQRAVLSTLNGVSEENSFTHQCTNASPLLAIVGESGSAQSIVVSRILQPFRIPMISYFSSCACFSDRQKFPNFFRVIPSDDYQVKAIARMLVRFNWTWVGLLRGDHEYGRFAVQGLLRELQETKVCVAYQEMIPLLYNRQVALKIMKVMRSSTAKVVVVFSAEGEMTPFLRDYMTQNITGIQWVASEAWVTASVFSGREYYPYLGGTIGFGIRKGQISRLGDFLQTVNPERYPDNVLMPPCSGQESLLAQHSAYMNTSSPRVAYNAYKAVYAIAHSLHNLLLCQPGRGPFQNNSCAQSNNIHPWQLQYYLQEVKFQIAGEEVDFDAKGDSVPYYDIISWQRGPEGNIEFVNVGLFDGTKAVGEELLIQEDGIMWAGHQSEVPVSVCSASCLPGSRKAVRRGEPICCFDCVPCDSGKISNQTNSVDCTICPEDFWSNNDRTACISKKVEYLTFDSLGIALTVMSVVGACFTLAVCGVFFCHRHTAIVRVNNSELSFFILFALTLCFLCSLLFIGKPTYWSCMLRHTAFSITFSLCISCILGKTLVVLAAFTATRPGHNIMKWLGPKQQRTIISSCTLVQVVICAAWLIDAPPFPSRNTQYEHSKIILECSVGSSLAFWCVLGYIGLQACLCFVLAFLARKLPGNFNEAKFITFSMLIFCAVWLAFIPAYISSPGNYADAVESFAILASSFGLLLCLFAPKTYIILLKPEKNTKQHLMGKENK